From Phycodurus eques isolate BA_2022a chromosome 1, UOR_Pequ_1.1, whole genome shotgun sequence, one genomic window encodes:
- the LOC133395475 gene encoding zona pellucida sperm-binding protein 3-like, producing the protein MGYWGVFLGLLLSGGNLCAALQSLNTNDTLIPSERVWTWTRAPTQPQTPDHHSTKTEQSRQGPFSVSQRLWVHQLKRPAVKEHVQSLQTLEARAPALQSTVQDDILKTIIQGPDLDPPIELDPKMVVDFEQRVPVPADSLAVQCGEGEVIIEVKQNFLGNGQMIQPTDLTLGGCGLLHVADRMLRFQTELHACGSTKKMTDEALIYTFSLTYSPAPVGSTLILKTNPSEVLIECHYPRRHYVSSDAIMPHWQQFASSLLTEQQLHFSLRLMTEEWQSQRSTGVYYAGEMMHIEASALQGHHVPLRVYVDRCVATASSAPNSQPAYTFIDNHGCLVDAKLTGAKSYFMQRSREDKLAFQLKAFHFAQDHRNSLYITCWLTATRVSVPVNLQQKACSFLVEANRWVASGGDNKVCSCCESSCSEQRRKRNLRQDAGLAGLFPHLHWEGMARPGPIQVEEDIVSQPESNSTFHIQEVTQAASSRSLAAVGAVLAVVLLAVMGAAICSRVHKFTLKSRPMRRFTARATLTPSRRQHTRGS; encoded by the exons ATGGGCTACTGGGGAGTTTTTTTGGGGCTACTCTTGTCAGGTGGAAATCTTTGTGCTGCTTTGCAAAGCCTCAACACCAATGACACGCTCATCCCGAGCGAAAGAGTATGGACATGGACACGGGCGCCAACACAGCCGCAGACACCAGATCATCACTCAACCAAGACAGAGCAGAGTAGACAAGGACCTTTCTCTGTCAGCCAACGGCTCTGGGTCCACCAGCTGAAGAGGCCTGCTGTTAAGGAGCATGTGCAAAGCCTGCAAACACTGGAGGCCAGAGCGCCAGCGCTGCAGTCCACTGTCCAAGATGACATTTTGAAGACCATAATTCAAGGCCCAGATCTTGACCCGCCCATTGAGCTGGATCCAAAG ATGGTGGTTGACTTTGAGCAGCGTGTGCCCGTGCCAGCTGACAGCCTGGCGGTGCAATGTGGCGAGGGAGAGGTCATCATAGAGGTCAAGCAGAACTTTTTAG GAAATGGTCAGATGATCCAGCCAACTGATCTGACCTTAGGAGGCTGCGGTCTGTTGCACGTAGCTGACCGCATGCTGCGTTTCCAGACAGAGCTGCACGCCTGTGGCAGCACAAAGAag ATGACAGATGAAGCCCTCATCTACACCTTTTCACTCACCTACTCTCCTGCACCAGTTGGCAGCACTTTAATTTTGAAGACTAACCCTTCCGAGGTACTAATTGAATGCCACTATCCAAG GAGGCACTATGTGAGCAGTGATGCCATTATGCCTCATTGGCAGCAGTTTGCCTCCAGCCTGTTAACAGAGCAGCAGCTTCACTTCTCCCTCAGGCTCATGACAG AGGAGTGGCAGTCGCAGAGATCCACCGGTGTTTACTATGCGGGCGAGATGATGCATATTGAAGCCTCGGCCCTCCAGGGCCACCATGTTCCACTGAGGGTCTATGTTGACAGATGTGTGGCCACCGCAAGCTCTGCCCCAAATTCTCAACCGGCATATACCTTTATCGACAACCATGG GTGTCTAGTAGATGCTAAGCTGACAGGAGCCAAGTCCTACTTCATGCAGAGAAGCCGTGAGGATAAACTGGCTTTCCAGCTGAAAGCTTTCCATTTCGCCCAGGATCACAGGAATTCG CTTTACATCACATGTTGGCTGACAGCAACGAGAGTCTCTGTCCCAGTCAACTTGCAGCAGAAAGCTTGTTCATTTTTAGTTGAAGCCAACAG ATGGGTGGCATCAGGTGGCGACAACAAGGTGTGTAGCTGCTGTGAAAGCAGCTGCAGTGAGCAGAGGCGGAAAAGGAACCTCAGACAGGATGC TGGACTGGCAGGTCTTTTTCCACACTTGCACTGGGAGGGGATGGCTCGTCCAGGTCCCATCCAAGTGGAGGAGGACATTGTGTCGCAGCCAGAATCCAATTCTACGTTTCACATCCAAGAAGTTACGCAAGCTG CTTCATCCCGATCTTTAGCCGCAGTGGGTGCTGTGCTGGCGGTGGTGTTGCTTGCTGTCATGGGTGCTGCCATTTGCAGCAGAGTGCACAAATTCACCTTAAAG AGCCGACCGATGCGTCGCTTTACTGCCAGGGCAACGTTGACCCCCTCCCGTCGCCAACACACCAGAGGCTCGTAA